In the genome of Phragmitibacter flavus, the window ATCATCTTATGCATTCCAATTGGGAAACGAGAGAATTCTTCATTATGGCTTCGAACGAGTTCGTTAAATATTTGGATTCATCTCTTGTTCAGGGAGATGTTGCAAAGATACTTCTAAGTGAGAAAATAAGTGTCGCTGTAAAACAGGCCGTTCTGAATATTTCGGATGAATACATTCACAATTGCGACGAACAGACTCTGCTGGCAGTTGCAGAAATAGCGTCTAGCTTGAAAGTCTCTGTTTCTAGTCTCGTGGTAGAGACTTTGTCAGCGCACGAGGTTCCGCCTGGGCAAATTGTATTTTTGCTTGCAGATCAATTGCAGCAAATTGAAAAAGAACGGTTGCTGCTGATCCTCGGAAACCTAGGTGGTGAATATAAAAAGCTATCGGATGATAGTCAAAAACAACCCAAACTGACTGATTCACCGGAACACCGGGCACTTATTCAACGGTTGCAGAGTGATGAAATCCTAGGCAAGGTTGAGGAGGAGGGAAATTCACTGCGAATCTACAAACGTCGTCGTTAGCGAGGCAATCACAGTTTTCAGGGTTTTATAATGGAGGATCCCACTAGGTTCAAGAGCCGGTTGGGGTGGTGGGCATTGGTTTGGGAGAGAGATGAGACGGACAGGATGTCCGCTGCGCGCACTCGATGGAAACGCGTGTTGATACTTTAATTGAAGACATCAATGCTCATGCATGCATGATTGCATTCTGACGCATCCGGGCCAGAACTGTTGCATCATAGGGAACGTGCGCCGAGTGCACGCCTTCGAGCAACGCGGCTTCAAGAGCGGGTGACTCATCCAACTCTTGCCTTTCTAGGGCTCGTAGAGCCTCGCGAATGATCTCGCCTTCATCGGCGTATCTTCCGGTGCTGAGGAGGCGCTCAACGAGATGGCTGAGCGCAGGTGGAAGGGCAACGGTCATGGGCTTATGATAATAGA includes:
- a CDS encoding type II toxin-antitoxin system ParD family antitoxin codes for the protein MTVALPPALSHLVERLLSTGRYADEGEIIREALRALERQELDESPALEAALLEGVHSAHVPYDATVLARMRQNAIMHA